One Candidatus Devosia phytovorans genomic window carries:
- a CDS encoding glycoside hydrolase family 38 C-terminal domain-containing protein, with protein MTYSNPMSSKLGLLDDDLKMEGKLIRLCKDLETKILTPVPYSDWQWHVQRADVTADQALKADWSKWEKFGPHSVWAKKQGHTWFAAEVIVPEEARGKTFVLKFTSQWQDRPGSTDPQCLAYLDGKIAQALDGNHTELVIERKAKPGNKHVLLVNAFTFFDRPLVGFTVDFYTRSERAEKLYWDLQTPLDVAVRLYQNDPRRQAILNIVDRALRALDRRDGFTPEFEASLGAAEKIAGEIYKLVDTEVQPQITAVGSTHLDVGWLWRVMHTRDKTGRSFATVLNLMEEYPEFIFMYNQSVLFDFLKKDYPELWDRMIKKIKAGQFEIEGAMWVEPDVNIVSGESLVRQIMRGRRFHLEHFGVDPKTVWLPDTFGYSANLPQVMDKSGLKYFVTSKLSWNDTDRHPYDSFHWKGIDGTVTKAQLITAQKYDSEEIFTTYNGDLSVSETMGAWKRYEPKAVHSEVVMSYGYGDGGGGPTRGMIERGIRMERGIPGAPKVKLEGIVPFLDRLGKAMDAPGNRFPTWNGELYLQYHRGTLTSVAKNKANNRRAERMLRELEFLGAMALTQTGAAYPSETLAEFWELVLINQFHDILPGTSIPEVYVDSDNEYGQIFSTLGSQNGPWHSAAQAFAKPGADQLRLFNFTGQTRSGLVSVTSDGVQEGTSLATNGAVQPLQKLISADGTTSFGAPAADIAPLGWTGGQIVSGAAKVSSSLSVSEKHLENDKLRITFDKSGEITSILDKTRNRETLAQGEKANRLIAYEDKPMEWDAWDIDRYFEEQFWPLADGKTSISVVETGPHRAAIRVERKYQASTVVQVISLEVGARQVEFDTFIDWQERRTVLKAQFPFDLNTSEIRSEIQFGHVKRPTHRNTSWDKARFEASMHRWVDLSEADFGVALLNDCKYAYDCLEQSVRLTLVRGSTHPDPLADLGEHRLRYALFVHDGVADLAEVHRAAERFNNPVALVGSTRPSGSPASEFRSFSFASADQSNVTLETVKKAEKSDAVVLRIFEHANIRADATISFGVPVKSVRVVNLMEEGDSKPLELKDNTVSLALRPFEIATLLIET; from the coding sequence ATGACCTATTCCAATCCCATGTCGTCGAAGCTTGGTTTGCTCGACGATGACCTCAAGATGGAGGGCAAGCTCATCCGGCTATGCAAGGACCTTGAAACCAAGATCCTGACGCCCGTTCCCTATAGTGACTGGCAGTGGCACGTGCAGCGCGCCGATGTCACCGCCGACCAGGCGCTCAAGGCCGATTGGAGCAAGTGGGAAAAGTTCGGGCCTCATTCCGTCTGGGCCAAGAAGCAGGGCCACACCTGGTTTGCCGCCGAAGTCATCGTGCCCGAAGAGGCTCGGGGCAAGACCTTTGTCCTCAAGTTCACCAGTCAGTGGCAGGATCGCCCCGGCTCCACCGACCCGCAGTGTCTCGCCTATCTCGACGGCAAGATCGCTCAGGCGCTCGACGGCAATCACACCGAACTGGTCATCGAGCGCAAGGCCAAGCCGGGCAACAAGCATGTGCTGCTGGTCAATGCTTTTACCTTCTTTGACCGTCCGCTGGTCGGTTTCACGGTCGATTTCTACACCCGTAGCGAACGCGCCGAAAAACTCTACTGGGACCTTCAGACCCCACTCGACGTCGCCGTCCGCCTCTATCAGAACGATCCGCGCCGCCAGGCTATTCTCAACATCGTCGATCGCGCCCTGCGGGCGCTCGATCGCCGCGATGGCTTCACGCCCGAATTCGAGGCCTCGCTCGGCGCTGCCGAAAAGATCGCTGGCGAGATCTACAAGCTGGTGGATACCGAGGTGCAGCCGCAGATCACCGCCGTGGGTTCGACCCATCTCGATGTCGGCTGGCTCTGGCGCGTCATGCATACCCGCGACAAGACGGGGCGTTCCTTCGCCACGGTGCTCAACCTGATGGAGGAATATCCCGAGTTCATCTTCATGTATAACCAGTCGGTTCTCTTCGACTTCTTGAAGAAGGATTATCCCGAACTCTGGGACCGCATGATCAAGAAGATCAAGGCGGGCCAGTTCGAGATCGAAGGCGCCATGTGGGTCGAGCCTGACGTCAATATCGTCTCGGGCGAAAGTCTTGTGCGGCAGATCATGCGCGGCCGCCGCTTCCACCTCGAGCATTTCGGCGTCGATCCCAAGACCGTCTGGCTGCCCGACACCTTCGGCTATTCCGCCAACCTGCCGCAGGTGATGGACAAGTCGGGGCTGAAATATTTCGTCACGTCCAAGCTGAGCTGGAACGACACCGACCGTCATCCCTATGACAGCTTCCACTGGAAGGGCATTGACGGCACGGTGACCAAGGCCCAGCTGATCACCGCGCAAAAGTATGACAGCGAAGAAATCTTTACCACCTACAATGGCGACCTCTCGGTGTCCGAGACCATGGGCGCCTGGAAGCGCTACGAGCCCAAGGCCGTGCATAGCGAAGTCGTCATGTCCTATGGTTATGGCGACGGCGGCGGCGGCCCGACCCGTGGCATGATCGAGCGCGGCATCCGCATGGAACGCGGTATTCCCGGCGCGCCAAAGGTGAAGCTGGAGGGTATCGTTCCCTTCCTTGACCGCCTGGGCAAGGCCATGGATGCGCCGGGCAACAGGTTCCCCACCTGGAATGGCGAGCTTTACCTGCAATATCACCGCGGCACGCTGACCTCGGTTGCCAAGAACAAGGCCAACAACCGCCGCGCCGAGCGCATGCTGCGTGAGCTGGAGTTTTTAGGCGCCATGGCGCTGACCCAGACTGGTGCCGCCTATCCGAGTGAAACCCTCGCCGAGTTCTGGGAACTGGTGCTGATCAACCAGTTCCATGACATCCTGCCGGGTACCTCCATCCCGGAGGTCTATGTCGACAGCGACAATGAATATGGCCAGATCTTTTCGACACTCGGTTCGCAGAACGGCCCCTGGCATTCTGCTGCCCAGGCCTTTGCCAAGCCGGGTGCGGACCAGTTGCGCCTGTTCAACTTCACCGGTCAGACTCGCTCGGGCCTTGTCAGCGTCACGTCCGATGGCGTTCAGGAGGGCACGTCGCTCGCCACCAATGGCGCAGTGCAGCCGCTGCAAAAGCTGATATCGGCCGATGGCACGACCAGCTTCGGCGCGCCTGCAGCCGATATTGCCCCGCTCGGCTGGACCGGTGGCCAGATCGTCTCTGGCGCTGCCAAGGTGTCGTCGTCGCTCTCGGTTTCCGAAAAGCATCTCGAAAACGACAAGCTCAGGATCACCTTCGACAAGTCGGGCGAAATCACGTCAATTCTCGACAAGACGCGCAATCGCGAAACCCTGGCCCAGGGCGAAAAAGCCAACCGCCTCATCGCTTACGAAGACAAGCCGATGGAATGGGATGCCTGGGACATCGACCGCTATTTCGAGGAGCAGTTCTGGCCGCTGGCCGATGGCAAGACATCCATTTCGGTTGTCGAAACCGGCCCGCATCGTGCGGCCATTCGCGTCGAACGCAAATATCAGGCCTCGACCGTCGTGCAGGTCATCTCGCTCGAAGTCGGTGCCCGGCAGGTGGAGTTCGACACTTTTATCGACTGGCAGGAGCGCCGCACGGTGCTCAAGGCGCAGTTCCCCTTTGATCTCAACACCTCCGAAATCCGCTCGGAAATCCAGTTCGGCCACGTCAAGCGCCCCACCCATCGCAACACCAGTTGGGACAAGGCGAGGTTCGAAGCGAGCATGCATCGCTGGGTCGATCTCAGCGAGGCCGACTTTGGCGTCGCTCTGCTCAATGACTGCAAGTATGCCTATGACTGTCTTGAACAATCCGTCCGGCTGACGCTGGTGCGTGGCTCGACTCATCCCGATCCGCTGGCCGATCTGGGCGAGCATCGCCTGCGCTATGCGCTGTTTGTCCACGACGGGGTTGCCGACCTCGCCGAAGTGCATCGCGCCGCCGAGCGCTTCAACAATCCGGTGGCGCTGGTCGGTTCAACCAGACCTTCCGGCAGCCCAGCCAGCGAATTCCGGAGCTTCAGCTTTGCCAGCGCCGACCAGTCCAATGTGACGCTCGAAACCGTC
- a CDS encoding carbohydrate ABC transporter permease, which translates to METGPSRLTAIALAFMAVIWVSPFSWLFLNAFNPLSTGQLEIPRALGLDNFAMAVSGNAGRQFLNSMLIAAGTATLSVIVGISAAYPLSRLRIPGRNAFLWTLVLLRMLPSAGVLVPLYFAAQRSGLLNQLGVIIALTVLNLPFTLLLLKNFFDTVPIELEEAAYVEGASLLQIITKIVLPMSKAGIAVVWFFSFTGAWNEFLLPLIFARVQDAFPMSVGLYAAFGQQGAINYGFLTAFSILYAAPAVGVYFLLRRNMNTGFAGVGVKG; encoded by the coding sequence ATGGAAACCGGACCTTCCCGCCTCACCGCCATTGCCCTCGCCTTCATGGCCGTCATCTGGGTCAGCCCCTTTTCCTGGCTGTTCCTCAACGCCTTCAATCCACTGTCCACCGGCCAGCTCGAAATCCCGCGCGCCCTCGGGCTCGACAATTTCGCCATGGCCGTCTCGGGCAATGCCGGGCGGCAATTCCTCAACTCCATGCTGATCGCCGCCGGCACGGCCACCCTCAGCGTCATTGTCGGGATTTCCGCCGCCTATCCATTGTCGCGGCTGCGCATTCCCGGCCGCAACGCCTTCCTTTGGACCCTGGTCCTGCTGCGCATGCTGCCCTCGGCCGGTGTGCTGGTACCGCTCTATTTTGCGGCGCAGCGCTCGGGCCTGCTCAATCAGCTCGGCGTCATCATTGCGCTGACCGTGCTCAATCTCCCCTTCACCCTGCTGCTGCTCAAGAACTTCTTCGACACCGTGCCGATCGAGCTTGAGGAAGCCGCCTATGTCGAAGGGGCGAGCCTGCTACAGATCATCACCAAGATCGTCCTGCCCATGTCCAAGGCCGGCATTGCGGTGGTGTGGTTCTTCAGCTTCACCGGCGCCTGGAACGAGTTTCTGCTGCCGCTGATCTTTGCCCGCGTCCAGGATGCCTTCCCCATGTCGGTCGGTCTCTACGCAGCATTCGGCCAGCAGGGTGCCATCAACTATGGCTTCCTCACGGCCTTTTCCATTCTCTACGCAGCGCCGGCGGTCGGCGTCTATTTCTTGTTACGGCGCAACATGAACACAGGGTTCGCCGGTGTCGGAGTTAAAGGATGA
- a CDS encoding sugar ABC transporter permease — MKNQANPWLTSNLLVLGLGMLPAMVLIGALLYFTAWAFAFSFTDLALVGRKSVEWSWVGLQNFERLFTRRGFLESLWTTVIFVFFSAIVGQSVLGFLLAVVLRGTQSTIRSVVEVCIMLGWLLPDIVAAFLWSATTNQTGLINALFVTPFGFPPINFINEYALPIVTIANIWKGTAWSYLLFSAALDSVSREVVEAAKVDGATPFQRIWLVQLPIIRPHIATNMLFITIWTFTYFPLIYAMTGGGPGTATQTLAVFLYNQSFSRGNLGFGSAISVAMLVIVGLLSLVYLRMLREPK; from the coding sequence ATGAAAAACCAGGCCAATCCCTGGCTTACCAGCAATCTCCTCGTGCTTGGCCTCGGCATGCTGCCGGCCATGGTGCTGATCGGGGCGCTGCTCTATTTCACTGCCTGGGCCTTTGCCTTCAGCTTCACCGATCTGGCCCTCGTGGGTCGCAAGTCGGTAGAATGGAGCTGGGTCGGCCTGCAGAATTTCGAACGCCTGTTCACCCGCCGTGGCTTTCTCGAGTCTCTCTGGACCACGGTGATCTTCGTCTTCTTCTCCGCCATCGTCGGCCAATCCGTGCTCGGCTTCCTGCTGGCCGTGGTGCTGCGCGGCACCCAATCGACCATCCGCAGCGTGGTCGAAGTCTGCATCATGCTAGGCTGGCTGCTGCCCGATATCGTGGCGGCGTTTCTGTGGTCGGCAACCACCAATCAGACCGGCCTGATCAACGCACTTTTCGTTACGCCCTTCGGCTTCCCGCCGATCAATTTTATCAATGAATATGCCCTGCCCATCGTCACCATCGCCAATATCTGGAAGGGCACGGCCTGGTCCTATCTGCTGTTTTCGGCAGCGCTGGATTCGGTATCGCGTGAAGTGGTCGAAGCGGCCAAGGTCGATGGCGCCACTCCGTTCCAGCGCATCTGGCTGGTGCAATTGCCGATCATCCGGCCGCATATCGCCACCAACATGCTCTTCATCACCATCTGGACCTTCACCTATTTCCCGCTGATCTACGCAATGACCGGCGGTGGTCCTGGCACGGCGACGCAGACGCTCGCCGTCTTCCTCTACAACCAGAGCTTTTCGCGCGGTAACCTGGGCTTTGGCAGCGCCATTTCCGTGGCCATGCTGGTCATCGTCGGTCTCTTGTCGCTCGTCTATCTGCGCATGCTGCGGGAGCCCAAATAA
- a CDS encoding extracellular solute-binding protein, with amino-acid sequence MLKKGFLTTVATVSLMVAAAIPAHAEVTFMYPEWISALVEPGIEAFEAETGETVNGIKLPGQGYDQRIALDLSAGTAADVNVMDSFMVSELASAGYLSPLDELAGAWDQYQYYLPGLLEVASYQGQVYALPTDTDVRMLWYDLSNFEKAGIATPWQPKTWADILDAATKLKDAGVQYPFQLPAGTKQAEAATMQGVYMALLGADVPEGDRNRLLNRETGQWIGDSPGLRRVFDLYYQVYNEQQLNPADLNYATDIGAAVRAAAAADQLGILASGSWEDACLWDCNNPPSREERDAQVAWTPWPGSGEPGTKATTNISGGWAIGINAKAADQDLAFKLVTSIFDEANFKAWTLATHRMAVRTDISDSAEYTADPFLAEATKLAADTTGRDTIPGYQTVSALIQQATSDLLDGASVDEVIQTYHDALVDEFGEENVITYE; translated from the coding sequence ATGCTCAAGAAGGGTTTTCTGACCACGGTGGCCACTGTGTCGCTGATGGTGGCTGCTGCGATCCCCGCGCATGCCGAAGTGACGTTCATGTATCCCGAATGGATTTCCGCCCTGGTCGAGCCGGGTATCGAAGCCTTCGAGGCCGAAACGGGTGAAACCGTCAATGGCATCAAGCTGCCCGGCCAGGGCTATGACCAGCGCATCGCCCTCGACCTCAGCGCCGGCACCGCCGCCGATGTCAACGTCATGGACAGCTTCATGGTGAGCGAACTGGCGTCGGCCGGTTATCTCTCCCCGCTCGATGAACTGGCCGGCGCCTGGGACCAGTATCAATATTATCTGCCCGGCCTGCTCGAAGTTGCCTCCTATCAGGGGCAGGTCTATGCCCTGCCCACTGATACCGACGTGCGCATGCTCTGGTACGATCTGTCGAACTTTGAAAAAGCCGGCATTGCCACGCCGTGGCAGCCCAAGACCTGGGCCGATATTCTCGATGCGGCGACCAAGCTCAAGGACGCCGGCGTCCAGTATCCGTTCCAGCTCCCGGCCGGCACAAAGCAGGCTGAAGCTGCCACCATGCAGGGCGTCTATATGGCGCTGCTCGGCGCCGATGTGCCCGAGGGCGATCGCAACCGCCTGCTCAACCGCGAAACCGGCCAGTGGATCGGTGATAGCCCGGGCCTCCGCCGCGTCTTCGATCTCTACTACCAAGTCTATAACGAGCAGCAGCTCAACCCGGCCGACCTCAACTATGCCACCGATATCGGCGCCGCCGTACGCGCTGCGGCGGCGGCCGATCAGCTCGGCATCCTGGCTTCCGGCTCATGGGAAGATGCCTGCCTCTGGGATTGCAACAATCCCCCGAGCCGCGAGGAGCGTGATGCCCAGGTCGCCTGGACGCCCTGGCCTGGCTCGGGCGAACCCGGCACCAAGGCAACCACTAATATCTCCGGTGGCTGGGCCATCGGCATCAATGCCAAGGCTGCCGATCAGGACCTGGCCTTCAAGTTGGTGACGTCAATTTTCGACGAAGCCAACTTCAAGGCCTGGACCCTGGCAACCCACCGCATGGCCGTCCGCACCGACATCTCGGACAGTGCCGAATATACGGCTGATCCCTTCCTCGCTGAAGCAACCAAGCTGGCCGCCGACACAACAGGCCGTGACACCATTCCCGGCTACCAGACGGTCTCGGCCCTGATTCAGCAGGCGACGTCCGACCTGCTCGACGGTGCCAGCGTCGACGAGGTCATCCAGACCTACCATGACGCCCTGGTCGACGAGTTCGGCGAAGAGAACGTCATAACCTACGAATAA
- a CDS encoding LacI family transcriptional regulator yields MDRKSTVKAGGNRRVTLRTIAEVTGLSLSTVSLSLRGGTTLKQETRDKVNEAAAALGYVPDRAGVRLRTGKTNVIALVMDGAEDSIDFARQMIQGIGGAIKGTRYHLTVIPEFERHNSAETIRYILDNRTADGVIITHTGPRDARVQMMIDADFPFVSHGRTEFYTPHPYHDFHSEAFAEIAVDRLAGKGCRDVMLVIGDDSTTNYHNIVTAFRKATARAGIDGRLLEGTRGITPAEMRRMGVELAGSQNRPDGIISDSEMRTIALVGGLQEGGITPGRELQLIYKQTSGILPTLFPQLDSIREDVFAAGSELTQLLLRRIDGTPVSDLQSLAEPQKQWRS; encoded by the coding sequence ATGGACAGGAAGTCGACAGTCAAAGCGGGCGGCAATCGCCGGGTCACGCTGCGTACCATTGCGGAAGTGACGGGGTTGAGCCTGTCCACCGTGTCGCTGTCGCTGCGCGGCGGCACGACGCTGAAGCAGGAGACGCGCGACAAGGTCAACGAGGCCGCTGCGGCGCTGGGCTATGTGCCCGATCGCGCCGGGGTCCGCCTGCGGACCGGCAAGACCAATGTGATCGCGCTGGTGATGGACGGGGCGGAAGACTCGATCGATTTCGCTCGCCAGATGATCCAGGGCATTGGCGGCGCCATCAAGGGCACGCGCTACCACTTGACGGTGATCCCCGAGTTCGAGCGACACAATAGCGCCGAGACGATCCGCTATATCCTCGACAACCGCACGGCCGATGGCGTCATCATTACCCATACCGGTCCGCGCGATGCGCGGGTACAGATGATGATCGACGCGGATTTTCCTTTTGTCAGCCACGGGCGGACGGAGTTCTATACGCCGCACCCCTATCATGACTTCCATTCCGAAGCCTTCGCCGAGATCGCCGTCGATCGGCTGGCCGGCAAGGGGTGTCGTGACGTCATGCTGGTGATCGGCGATGACAGCACCACCAATTACCACAATATCGTCACTGCGTTTCGCAAGGCGACGGCGCGAGCCGGCATTGATGGGCGGCTGCTCGAGGGTACGCGCGGCATCACGCCGGCCGAAATGCGCCGTATGGGCGTAGAGCTGGCGGGAAGCCAGAACCGGCCGGACGGCATCATTTCGGATAGCGAGATGCGCACGATTGCCCTGGTGGGCGGATTGCAGGAGGGCGGGATCACGCCGGGGCGCGAGCTGCAGCTGATCTACAAGCAAACCTCGGGCATTCTGCCGACGCTGTTTCCGCAGCTCGACAGCATCCGCGAGGATGTGTTTGCCGCCGGCAGCGAGCTGACCCAGCTGTTGCTGAGGCGGATCGATGGCACGCCGGTCAGCGACTTGCAGAGCCTGGCCGAGCCACAAAAGCAGTGGCGCAGCTAG
- a CDS encoding FAD/NAD(P)-binding protein translates to MTGVTIIGGGASGVLLAAHLLRDPASDVTVTLIERAQLGQGVAYSASQHDHRVNVPARGMSAFADDPDHFSRWLQSRGHPPEQCSWVFVPRRLYGTYLRDLLKQAGEANPGRLTVLQDEVLSVGDTPEGMQTVLANGTVLPSRQVVLAVGHETHSARSRGIAVRVGSEDDTVLPTEAQVMILGSGLSMVDAWVSLSDAKHIGPITVISRNGLLPKGHQDVKPLTIAEGDVPFGSRLVHWLRWFRGLIHDTEAAGGDWRSVVDGIRPYNQRIWQSWSRETRRQFLRHLRPWWNIHRHRLPPELYERIAEGVASGQVRLVAGEFVTVTGRDLAAEAEIRRRGTAIREIMPVARVYDCGGVSVNVEASSNPVIRDLVASGRGRPDELRIGLDVNEHCAVIDTAGNANDSLLAIGPLTRGRFFEIEAIPDIRVQAANIARSILENERSRQS, encoded by the coding sequence ATGACCGGCGTCACCATCATCGGCGGTGGCGCCAGCGGCGTGCTGCTTGCCGCCCATCTGCTGCGCGATCCGGCCTCCGACGTTACGGTGACGCTGATCGAGCGTGCCCAGCTGGGGCAGGGGGTTGCCTATTCCGCCAGCCAGCATGACCATCGCGTCAATGTCCCCGCCCGCGGCATGAGCGCCTTCGCCGACGATCCGGACCATTTCTCGCGCTGGCTGCAGTCGCGCGGCCATCCGCCAGAGCAGTGTTCCTGGGTCTTCGTGCCCCGTCGGCTTTACGGCACCTATCTCAGAGACCTGTTGAAGCAAGCCGGTGAGGCCAATCCGGGTCGGCTGACCGTGCTGCAGGACGAAGTGCTGTCGGTCGGGGACACACCAGAGGGCATGCAAACTGTGTTGGCCAATGGCACCGTCCTGCCCAGCCGCCAGGTCGTCCTTGCCGTCGGCCACGAAACCCATTCTGCCCGCAGTCGCGGCATTGCCGTGCGCGTCGGCTCCGAAGACGACACGGTTCTGCCAACCGAAGCGCAGGTGATGATCCTGGGTTCCGGCCTTTCCATGGTCGATGCCTGGGTCTCGCTGTCAGACGCCAAGCATATTGGGCCGATCACCGTCATCTCGCGCAACGGCCTGCTGCCCAAGGGTCATCAGGACGTCAAGCCGCTGACCATTGCCGAGGGTGACGTGCCCTTTGGATCCAGGCTGGTGCACTGGCTGAGGTGGTTCCGCGGCCTGATCCACGATACCGAGGCTGCAGGCGGCGACTGGCGCAGCGTCGTGGATGGTATCCGGCCCTATAACCAGCGCATCTGGCAGAGCTGGAGCCGCGAGACCCGCCGCCAATTCCTGCGCCATCTGCGACCGTGGTGGAATATCCATCGTCATCGCCTGCCGCCCGAGCTCTATGAGCGCATTGCAGAAGGCGTTGCCAGCGGCCAGGTACGCCTCGTCGCAGGCGAATTCGTCACCGTCACCGGCCGCGATCTTGCCGCCGAAGCCGAAATCCGGCGCCGCGGCACCGCGATCCGCGAGATCATGCCTGTCGCCCGCGTTTATGATTGCGGCGGCGTCAGCGTCAATGTGGAAGCCAGCTCCAATCCGGTCATCCGCGACCTCGTGGCCAGCGGTCGTGGACGTCCCGACGAGTTGCGCATCGGCCTCGACGTCAACGAGCATTGCGCCGTGATCGATACGGCAGGCAATGCCAATGACAGCCTTCTCGCCATCGGCCCGCTCACCCGCGGGCGCTTCTTCGAGATTGAGGCCATCCCCGATATCCGCGTCCAGGCCGCCAATATCGCCAGGAGCATTCTGGAGAACGAGCGTTCTCGGCAAAGCTGA